One region of Limnospira fusiformis SAG 85.79 genomic DNA includes:
- a CDS encoding AAA family ATPase: MSDLFKGFEQLLELVKALEEKVENGEIKTEYQFNSRSLSSIPRTGNIPRPNNTTSNVGTSSIRTPSSPPRNTGASDPNVQPEPNLGITLKDIGGLNQELKELKELIAIPLKRPDLLVKLGLEPTHGVLLVGPPGTGKTLTARALAEELGVNYIALVGPEVITKYYGEAEQKLRAIFEKAAKNAPCIIFIDEIDSLAPNRSAVEGEVEKRLVAQLLSLMDGFSQNKGVILLGATNRPDHLDPALRRPGRFDREIQFRVPDINGRKEILEVLTRAMPLDDSVDLEFIADHTVGFVGADLKAVCQKAAYTALRRQVPSIDMQIPEDIAVEQSDFLQALKEIKPAVLRSMEVEVPHVEWEDIGGLETIKQTLRESVEGALLYPELYKETKARAPKGILLWGPPGTGKTLLAKAVASQARANFIGINGPDLLSRWVGASEQAVRELFAKARQADPCVIFIDELDTLAPARGTYTGDSGVSNRVVGQLLTELDGLESGSNILVIGATNRPDAIDPALLRAGRLDLQLKVDLPNLDSRFKILQVYNQGRPLLNVDLEHWAKITEGWNGADLVLLCNQAAVGAIRRFRSQGETDTAAIKITVDDFQASYEALSQQRTV; this comes from the coding sequence ATGAGTGATTTATTCAAGGGATTTGAGCAGTTGCTAGAGTTAGTAAAAGCTCTAGAGGAAAAAGTTGAAAATGGAGAAATTAAAACTGAATATCAGTTTAACTCACGCTCATTAAGCAGTATTCCCAGAACCGGTAACATTCCCCGTCCTAATAATACAACTAGTAATGTTGGTACTAGTTCCATTCGTACACCTTCTTCCCCCCCTCGTAATACAGGTGCATCTGACCCCAATGTACAACCTGAACCTAATTTAGGTATAACTCTCAAAGATATTGGGGGATTAAACCAAGAACTCAAAGAACTCAAAGAACTGATTGCTATTCCTTTAAAACGCCCTGACCTGCTAGTTAAGTTAGGACTTGAACCTACACATGGGGTATTATTAGTTGGTCCCCCCGGTACTGGCAAAACACTCACAGCTCGTGCGTTAGCTGAAGAACTGGGGGTTAACTACATTGCCCTTGTTGGCCCTGAAGTCATCACCAAATATTATGGTGAAGCAGAGCAAAAACTGCGGGCAATTTTTGAAAAAGCTGCCAAAAATGCTCCCTGTATTATCTTTATTGACGAGATCGATAGCTTGGCCCCAAACCGTAGTGCAGTAGAAGGGGAAGTAGAAAAGCGTTTAGTTGCTCAACTATTGAGCCTCATGGATGGTTTCTCCCAGAACAAAGGCGTGATTTTACTGGGGGCTACTAATCGCCCTGATCATCTTGACCCAGCTCTACGCCGTCCTGGACGATTCGACAGAGAAATTCAGTTTCGAGTTCCAGATATCAATGGGCGCAAAGAAATCCTGGAAGTTCTGACTCGTGCTATGCCCTTAGATGATTCAGTTGATCTGGAGTTTATTGCCGATCACACCGTGGGATTTGTGGGGGCTGACTTAAAAGCTGTCTGTCAAAAAGCCGCATACACAGCTTTACGCCGTCAGGTTCCTTCCATTGATATGCAAATTCCAGAAGATATCGCGGTAGAGCAATCCGATTTCTTGCAGGCTCTCAAGGAAATCAAACCAGCAGTACTTCGTAGCATGGAAGTTGAAGTTCCTCATGTGGAATGGGAAGATATTGGCGGCTTGGAAACCATAAAACAGACCTTGCGGGAATCTGTGGAAGGGGCTTTGTTGTACCCAGAACTCTACAAAGAAACAAAAGCCAGAGCGCCCAAAGGAATACTGTTGTGGGGTCCTCCCGGTACTGGTAAAACATTATTAGCCAAGGCTGTGGCTTCTCAAGCCCGAGCTAACTTTATTGGTATTAATGGACCAGATTTACTCAGCCGTTGGGTGGGAGCCAGTGAACAGGCGGTAAGAGAATTATTTGCTAAAGCCCGACAAGCAGATCCCTGTGTAATATTTATCGATGAACTGGATACATTAGCTCCAGCACGGGGAACTTACACTGGTGATTCTGGGGTAAGTAACAGGGTAGTGGGGCAATTACTGACGGAGTTAGATGGTTTAGAATCGGGGTCTAACATTTTGGTAATTGGGGCTACCAATCGTCCTGATGCCATAGACCCTGCTTTGTTACGTGCAGGACGGTTAGATTTACAATTGAAGGTAGATTTACCAAATTTAGATAGTCGGTTCAAGATTTTACAAGTTTACAATCAGGGCAGACCTCTGTTAAATGTGGACTTGGAACATTGGGCTAAGATAACAGAAGGTTGGAATGGTGCAGATTTAGTATTACTCTGCAATCAAGCCGCTGTAGGAGCAATTCGCCGTTTTAGGTCTCAAGGTGAAACAGATACTGCTGCGATCAAGATTACTGTTGATGATTTCCAAGCTTCTTATGAAGCTTTAAGCCAGCAACGTACAGTTTAG